The Stegostoma tigrinum isolate sSteTig4 chromosome 9, sSteTig4.hap1, whole genome shotgun sequence genome segment ttttttttctctctctagtcttcctcccctccccacctttctCACTAACCAATAGATGCCCGGTCAGTAATGGAGGATTTCCTATCAAACATGTAGGCGAACATTCCCTCCTTCGTTGGAGACTTCTCTTATTTTGAAGGGGGAGAAAAGAAAGGCAAACGAAAAGAGAAAGGTGGAAGTGGGCAGAAATAATTGGAAAAGGAACAATTCGGCCTAAGTACTGAGTGTGAAGCCAAAATGTCGACCAGAACGCCATTGCCTACAGTGAATGAGCGCGACACAGAAAATGTAAGTGAGacaatgtttcatttttattcttgttACTTTTATGTGAATGCTTCAGTCGAATTTGCGGGGGTTTAAAAGGCGTTCGCTGAAAGAATGAGCCTGTTTCTTGCTAAGCAGGGCTGTGTGACTGCTCGGGGAGATGgttacagcatttttttttataaacaagAGATCCCTTGGAGAAGAGCAGAGACACTGACTCGCCTGCTTCATCGATCACACAGGCCTCTCTCTCTCGGTATAATCTGGAAGgattcttttctgaagaaagattatTTCTTTCGGCCTTAATTTCAAAATTCTGCCTTTTGCTTTGTTGTTTTTGtcaccccttcccccccccccgttcaGCCTGGATATATCCTTTTAAGGCTCCCTTTGACTGGAAGGAGCAGCTCAATGACAACGAGCTGTTTACTGGACCACAAAAGAACCCCGTCCCTATTTAGTATCGCTCATTGGCGCAGTAATTTTCAATTTGATCACTTATCGTGAGAGTTTTTCTCTCATTTCCTTTGGATTGTCAACACCCAAAACCATAATCCGCTTTAATATACATGATTCCTTCACAATTTTTTTACTCCCTGTATATCTGGAGGAGGAGGAAAATGTGTTGATGCAAGACATATGAAAACTGACGTCTCGTGGGAGGGTTAAAGGTCAGCCACACCATCCGGTGCCATACATCAAAATCGATATTGCTggtgcaagtgttttttttaagtatgACTTGACTGATTAATTAGTTGTAGTGTATATTCAATCCCCGTTTTAGTTTGAGCCTTCTCAATATTGATGCTCCCTTTTTTTTAATACAGTGGAACATCGACAGGAACTATTGAGGGTACCAGAAGGAATTTTAGTTTTGTGTGTGTTAATTTGAGAAGGAATCTGGTTTAATATTTTGAAGTTTTTAGCAAGCTGTGGGTAACCACTAACGCTGAAGGTATTCGAGTACAGTGACGCCACACTCAGTATGCATTATATTCTTCCGTGTTATCCAAAAATTCTTGTTGAAAGTATTCAAAGCCATAAATGTCGTAATTTTAAGTTGTATGTGACTAAAAATGTAGGGTGTCTGATATCgattattttgaaataattcatGCAGTGTGTACTTGACCACTTTTGCAGCACACGTCTCTTGATGGATATGCTGACTCTCAAATCCAGCCTTCCAAGTCGAGTAGCAGACAAAACCTACCACGATGCAGGAACTCAGTGGCATCTACGACTGAAGAGCAACCCCACGTTGGAAATTATAGGCTGCTGAAGACTATAGGCAAAGGAAACTTTGCGAAAGTAAAATTAGCACGACATGTTCTGACGGGGAGAGAAGTGAGTTTTATTGGTTTTTCCCCATAGTTAGAGCATTTTTCTTAATTTCTGCTGTATTGGtactatttttgaaatgtagttattttctcattttgttttgaaatatgcCTTGAATGTTCTATCTTCACATTTCTATTATTTGATTTCTGATTTCATTTCCACGTGGACTGTTGTTGCCATCCACCTTCCACTATCCTGGGACGCTGACCTACTTGTGGTTGGTTCACTCATTCTGTTTTGTGCTGGTGGTCGCAGAACAAAGCAGATACAGACATATAATATGCAGGACAGTGTAGCAACTATTCCAATATTCAGCTCCTTATCTCTGATATGTCTAACACTTTTTGGATGTAGCCGATTTTTGGATTGGTTCTGTTATGCCATCAGAGCCGATTATTCACGTTAACATAATGAAGAGTTACAGGAAAATGTAGCTAAATTGTAACccaaggtttgtgtgtgtgtgtgtgtgtgtgtgttctagccttaatattttctttatttctctccaTATTTTGTCTataacatttcagttttaaaccGGGCCATTTCATTACTGCAAAGAATTTTTGATTTCTGTTGAAAATTTGCACTTTATACTTCAAAGAGGAATTATTAACTTTTTAAGACTCTGTACCTAAATAAATTTCAGGTCTCACACTTATTCAGGCTGCATGCGCATAAACAGCATGCTTTTGTAAGACATTGGCAGGAACAAGAATGGAGCAGTTTTGGGTGTCAGGCAATCTTGAGGTTCATACCTCTGACCATCTAGTTGTAAAATTGTGTGTTTGAAGTAAAATATTTCAGTCTTGAAAGATATTTTAATAAACAATCTGATTCCATTTTATATCGTCTTCAGGTTGCTGTTAAAATAAT includes the following:
- the mark1 gene encoding serine/threonine-protein kinase MARK1 isoform X6, with translation MSTRTPLPTVNERDTENHTSLDGYADSQIQPSKSSSRQNLPRCRNSVASTTEEQPHVGNYRLLKTIGKGNFAKVKLARHVLTGREVAVKIIDKTQLNPTSLQK
- the mark1 gene encoding serine/threonine-protein kinase MARK1 isoform X5, yielding MSTRTPLPTVNERDTENHTSLDGYADSQIQPSKSSSRQNLPRCRNSVASTTEEQPHVGNYRLLKTIGKGNFAKVKLARHVLTGREVAVKIIDKTQLNPTSLQKFRKLGRDWCGTQT